The Limnospira fusiformis SAG 85.79 genomic interval TTAATACTTAATTTTTCATAAACCTGGGGGGCGGCAAATTCCTGGGGACTGCTACCCTTCCCATGGCTTAAATGTAAAACCGTAATCTGTTTTTGCTCATCAATTAGTTGAAATAAGTCTTGATCACCAGATAAAATTTTGACCTGATATCCGGCGGCGCTTCCCCGATTTGCCAAAGTTCCCAAAACATCATCAGCCTCGTAGCCAGCCACCGAAAAAATCGGTATACGGAAGGCTTCTAATAATTGTTGGAGGTTATTGATATCCTGAATAAAATCTGCCGGGGTTTCGGCGCGATCCGCCTTATAGTTAGCATCAGCTTCATGGCGAAAAGTGGGTTCAGCCCGGTCAAAAGCGATCGCCACTAATTCCGGTTTATAGATGTCGATAACTTCCAGTAGAGATTGAAGAAAGCCAAAACAGACACTGGTAGGAATTCCTGTAGAAGTTCGCAGTCCCCCGCTGCGACTTTTCCCGAAAGCATAGTAAGCGCGAAAAGCCAAGGAATGGCCGTCAATGAGGATTAAAACCGGAGAGTTAGAAGACACGGGCAAGCCTTTGTGTAACAATATTTTGGTAGATATTTATAATACCAGGGGCGGGTTAATCAAAAAAAACACGGGTCAATCCGAAATCGCCATTAACCAGACCCCCAGATTTGATTATAATTGACAGCGGTAGGAAAAGGTAACTCATGGACTGGCTGGAATTTTCCGATAATTGGGTGTTAATTCCCCCAAAACCCAAAGCGATCGTACATTTTCTCGGTGGGGCGTTTGTAGCATCAGCCCCCCATATCACCTATCGTTGGTTATTAGAACAACTAGGGTTGCAGGGATATGCCATCATCGCTACACCATTTATTAATACCCTTGATCATGGAAATATGGCGCGTGAGGTATTATGGACCTTTGAGGACGGCTTAGAAGACCTATTTGCAGCCCAGAAACTGCGGCGGCGGGGGTTGCCAATTTATGGCATTGGTCATAGTATGGGGTGCAAGCTGCATCTACTGATCGGGTCCTTGTTTGAAGTCGAAAGGGCGGGAAATATTTTGATCTCTTTTAATAACTATACCGCCCGACAGTCAATTCCTTTGGTAGAACAGTTATCATCCGTGATTGATGTGGAATTTACCCCGACCCCACAGCAGACCAATTCCCTAGTTGGCGATCGCTATCAAGTCCGGCGTAACCTGTTGATCCAATTCAGTAAAGATAACATCGACCAAAGTAGCGGACTCTATCAAATTCTCAACCACAGATTTCCTGGACTGGTGACACTTCAGCAGTTGCGAGGCGATCATCAGACCCCCCTAGCCCAGGATATCAGTTGGCCACGAGGAGAATCATTTAGCCCCCTAGACG includes:
- a CDS encoding DUF1350 family protein gives rise to the protein MDWLEFSDNWVLIPPKPKAIVHFLGGAFVASAPHITYRWLLEQLGLQGYAIIATPFINTLDHGNMAREVLWTFEDGLEDLFAAQKLRRRGLPIYGIGHSMGCKLHLLIGSLFEVERAGNILISFNNYTARQSIPLVEQLSSVIDVEFTPTPQQTNSLVGDRYQVRRNLLIQFSKDNIDQSSGLYQILNHRFPGLVTLQQLRGDHQTPLAQDISWPRGESFSPLDAIGQWFKHEVYKDLYQLRREVLQWLNPLSPVKNI